The genomic segment ACATGGAGGCAATGCAACTTCGATGCATTTCtagtgatttttttctctttttttttcgtgATTTTTCTTAGTTATAATGTCAGATTattcattaaaaagatataccatgtaattttaaattaagggTACACTAAACaagattgttaatttaatttaattccacATGTATtctaaacaatataattaaatgatttaatattttgttccatatataaaatttataataaatttataattaaatttaaattatatataaaatttaatttaatttcacatGAAATTCAGTTTAAACATGCTGTTAATTTAACATGAGAGTCCAAGATCGAAAAATTCAGAAGGAAGAGACAAGAAATCCGAGTCCCACCAACGAAGACGTTATAAATGACATGAGATCCAGTATTTCCATCCAAAGAAAAGGACTCTTTTTTCTAATCCTTCGCTTTCCTCTTTCAATAGAGGAAACGAAACTCCCTTGAAAAAGAGAGAGTTAAACATTCACCCCAATTCATTCAAACTCTCTTTCTCATACAAGTAAAACCCCCCATCATCCATCCATGATCACACACTTCACATGGTAACAACCTAGTAAACATCACTCTTTCTTTCATActgttgtgttattttttttccgctTTGCTTTACATGTTGTTTCCATGTCTGCCGAGATTGTCCAAAAGAAAGTTGTTGATTTGCAACATTCCCATCTggtaaagttttgattttgtttcccTTTTGGTGgtgatttcttcctttttatctgtactatttgtttctttatttatttatgaattataaGGGCTCTGGGTCTTGAAGTCAAGTAAGTTAGCCCATATGTCCAAAACCAAAGTTTGTTGATTCTTGTAACTTAAAACTTTGGTTTGGCCATTAGGGAGgacttttaatgtttatatagtAGTAGTAGTTTAAGAGTGTTTTGGGATTCAGTTCGTCTAGAGTTGAATtcagaaaaaattgaaaccaagaTAAGATGGCAACTCAGGAGGGTAAGGACCCAGTTATAGTTACTACTGTTAGATTGAATCAAAACAGGCCTTTGCCTTTGAGACTCCTTCAATTTTGCTTGATGTTTTTGGTTCTCGGTCTTGGGATTTCTATCGTCAGTGTAAACATGATTCGATTTTTTGGAGTCCGAACTGGAGGCCCTGCAGCCAGGTCTAATATCATTTTCCCTTGCTTTGAAGAGTCCGATAGTATAGAGAAATGGATTAGGCCTCCATCAAACCTGATGCATAAGATGAATGACACAGAGTTGTTTTGGCGTGCTTCGTTTGTTCCTCGGATTAATCAATATCCTATTAAGAGAGTACCGAAGATTGCCTTCATGTTCTTGACAAAAGGGCCATTGCCATTGGCACCTCTTTGGGAGAGGTTTTTCAAGGGGCACGAAGGCCTTTATTCGATTTATGTTCATTCATTGCCATCTTATGTTGCGGATTTGACACGATTTTCAGTGTTCTACAAGAGACAAATCCCAAGTCAGGTATTAGGAACCTTCTCTTCTTTATGTATGTGTATGCATGACTTGCTGTATTTGTTCTATTTGGGAGCAATATGACTGCTAGCTTCTATTTACTGTTTTGGTTGCCTCATTTGAAAATGTTTAAATTGTTTCTCTGAGAAATCTTAGATGTCTCCATAATTTGTGAATTTCACTTTGTTACtggatttatatttttgagGTGCATTCTGTCCATAATTAATCACTTTGAGAAGAAGCAACTTGTCATTATTTTGTATAAGTCAGTGATTCCATCTAAAGTCAGGAATTGCCGATGATCAGATTGGATCTTTTTTTCTGGGCTTCTTCTAGGCTTGCTGCAAACTCTCGcataatccatttttatttcaGTCTTTGGTAGTTGAGATCAACAGCAGTGGTGAAGTTTTAGTAATTTTCTGTTTAATCAAGATCACTGTTATCCTTCTCATATGGTTCTGGGCTTCATGTTAGACCATCAACCAGATTCACTTGAGCAATTTGAATTATGTGTTCTGCAATTTAGAGAAAATACTCTGATTGTTGCACCATATTTGAATGGTGAATTCTGATGCATGGGGTGGGGTGCAAAACGGATGGTTGGCATTAcctgaaaaggaagaaaaagaaaaggttattgAATGTGATACGATCACATTATGACACAAATAGGCATAGAAATTGTACAAAATGAGTTTGGTTCAAAATGACTGTTTGAAGTTGGTTGCATTAGATGGTTCAACCATGTACAGTAGAGACTGTTGACTACATTAGGGGATAGTTAAGAATCTTGACTTTGAGGGTAGAGGGTGACTTCAAAGGTAAAAGAAGTTCTAAAAATATAGTGTTCACAGTGGCATAATGTTGAGAAGGGCTTCTTATGCCTTAGCATAGATGGAAAATTAATCAGCTGGAACTAGGACATTTaagtatttcttaatttttttaatttttataaccaaaaataatatgataggGAAGGATTATGAAAAATTGATGAAGCTGACCTATAAGTTTGAACAGAAGGAACTCTATCCTTCTTTTAAGATAAGGGTTTACATCCATGGTTTttggtcaaaaaaaaaaaacagagagagacagACTGCAACCTGTCAGAGGCTTAGCTTAAATCCACAATTTTGAGAaggaaattatatgatttttttatgtatctgATTTCTGGTATTCATGTTCCATATTCACACTCTGTTCGTAGTTTCTTCAAAATGTTTCATATTTAAGTTTAGATTTTCTTGACAAAGGTGGAAATTAATTGGTATATTGTTTTAGTTATGATTGGGTAGTGGGCATAAATTTAGGTTGCATTTAATACATGTACTTGCTTTTACTTTtggaattattttaaagaaatctaACTGTACCATAACTTTATATTTGAGAAgtattactttaatttttttttatttttaataatagcaataTAATCTCAATAGTATATGTATGAAACCTGCTTCCAAATTTTAGAAGAGAGAAGTTAAGACTTGTAGGCTGTCATTGTTTGACGTCACATTGGATGCTGTTACAGAGAGAGAATGTAGTCGAGCTTgatttccaagttcatttggtctTTGCTAGCCATAAGTATGAAGTATGGTGATAGTTGCCATCCCAAACAGTTGTGACCTGTAAGTGGTTGCATTATCTTTATGGAAGCTGTTGAAGTggacttttacaaggaaaaaggaaaaaaaactgtttGAGCATTTTGTGAGTATCATTATATTTGCACTCTCACAATTGAAATGATGATCATTCATGTGTTGATTCTGTGCAGGTGGCAGAGTGGGGTATGATGAGCATGTGTGATGCGGAGAGGAGACTCCTTGCAAATGCATTGCTTGATATCTCTAATGAATGGTTCATCCTCTTGTCTGAGTCCTGCATTCCGCTCCACAATTTTGGCATTATCTATCGATACATATCAAAATCACGATACAGCTTTATGGGTGTATTTGATGATCCGGGTCCATATGGGAGAGGACGCTATAATTGGAACATGCAACCTGAGGTCACGCTTGAACAGTGGCGCAAAGGGTCTCAGTGGTTTGAAGTGGATAGAAAGCTTGCAGTCAGTGTAGTCGAGGACTCTACTTATCACCCAAAGTTTAAAGACTTCTGCCGACCGGGATGTTATGTGGATGAGCACTACTTCCCTACAATGCTGAGCATCAAATTTCCACATCTCTTGGCAAACAGAAGTGTTACCTGGACAGACTGGTCAAGGGGTGGTGCTCACCCCGCTACATTTGGGAATTCTGATATTACAGATGAATTCTTCAAGAGGATGTTTGAAGGACAATCATGCTTGTATAACAACCAGCCAGACAACGTCTGCGTTCTCTTTGCAAGAAAGTTTGCTCCAAGCGCTTTGGAACCACTATTAGACTTGTCACCAAAAGTTTTGgggttttaaaataaagatgGTTATTTAGATGAACCTGAGCCCATAAGCGGTGTTTTTAGGCTCTGTGATCTAACTAGATCTGGTTGATGTACTCGTAAGGAGATTAcagattttcattttaaaacatcaaGGTCAAAGAACTTGTGATGTATAAATATTTAGATCCTAAAGCGTTTTCATACAACACCTTGACTTAATAGTATCAGTCTATCAGTTGCCTCTCAGATATAATTCCTGTTGTGACGTAAATATTCGACAAACCATTTCAGGCGTCTTTTTGTTGAAATGTGCTTCCATCGCACCACTTGGGGAGCCTATCCACATTTCACCATGATTTGCACAATCCATTGGTATGAATCGCGTACAGCAAC from the Populus nigra chromosome 1, ddPopNigr1.1, whole genome shotgun sequence genome contains:
- the LOC133687675 gene encoding glycosyltransferase BC10, which translates into the protein MATQEGKDPVIVTTVRLNQNRPLPLRLLQFCLMFLVLGLGISIVSVNMIRFFGVRTGGPAARSNIIFPCFEESDSIEKWIRPPSNLMHKMNDTELFWRASFVPRINQYPIKRVPKIAFMFLTKGPLPLAPLWERFFKGHEGLYSIYVHSLPSYVADLTRFSVFYKRQIPSQVAEWGMMSMCDAERRLLANALLDISNEWFILLSESCIPLHNFGIIYRYISKSRYSFMGVFDDPGPYGRGRYNWNMQPEVTLEQWRKGSQWFEVDRKLAVSVVEDSTYHPKFKDFCRPGCYVDEHYFPTMLSIKFPHLLANRSVTWTDWSRGGAHPATFGNSDITDEFFKRMFEGQSCLYNNQPDNVCVLFARKFAPSALEPLLDLSPKVLGF